One Picrophilus oshimae DSM 9789 genomic region harbors:
- a CDS encoding NUDIX hydrolase: protein MDCQASVSIIINDKSILLIKRQINLNDPWSGHMALPGGHRLNHETCEQAAVRETYEEVGLKIKIIDFLGIYVPGNRTDLNVAAFIARPLTLNIKIDNEVSECFWASYNDLKELGNTYIIKNHVVFGMTYRILKDFFMNKYHIYD, encoded by the coding sequence ATGGACTGCCAGGCCTCTGTTTCAATAATAATAAACGATAAAAGTATACTTTTAATAAAAAGGCAGATAAATTTAAATGACCCATGGTCGGGTCACATGGCCCTTCCAGGCGGACATAGATTAAACCATGAAACATGCGAGCAGGCGGCAGTTAGGGAGACTTATGAGGAGGTTGGTTTAAAAATAAAAATAATTGATTTTCTTGGCATTTATGTACCTGGAAATAGAACCGATCTAAACGTTGCCGCATTCATTGCAAGGCCGCTAACATTAAACATAAAGATTGACAATGAGGTCTCTGAATGTTTCTGGGCATCGTACAATGATCTAAAGGAACTCGGCAATACCTATATTATTAAAAACCACGTGGTCTTTGGCATGACATACAGGATTTTAAAGGATTTTTTTATGAATAAATATCATATTTATGATTAA
- a CDS encoding COG1361 S-layer family protein: MKIKYFIPAVIVLMLLASAVPVVHNNQPAVSNSSSLITVTGTHWYSPESDKLVSPGMNNVPLFVNFTSVKTVDNLNVTLNLKYFKDSPFSCSYINGPDKMVKNNVSYKIFQAGEPGLIYQFVNISPVAGTGYYEEALVYNYTINGTFYSGNTTFIIPLLGNVRLSVLTSYFGEASEHINGTPGMKNIPLTVILENLGNMPVSNITVMYKPSNPLTGYKQYENISALNSFGVVNLTFIASIKNVNDSFYRQNLTLYYNGACHNTSFMVPVTGYSNISLVSYYSNPPVIYQNEKFIKMTFVLENSGNSFKKDLNVSLYSKYFKVVSPDYYHLKYFEPGVINVTFYVNAMNITGYHKVYLSIDSMNYTINERIHSSGYNDLKISSGTVKLLSNTKKQLMTFYLNNTGNKTFRDVEIHLLTPSVISIHVSSSNPLSALDVNNVTFSEIRPGQSIKVTFIVDTSPAVANGTYPSQILVTWHFNNTQELFTKTYNFNAKISPTISQKVVKTFTDPLYIIIIVLIVIVLILIGIVAARSRKGKKESKSENKKE, translated from the coding sequence ATGAAAATAAAGTATTTTATTCCTGCAGTAATCGTTTTAATGCTTCTGGCATCTGCCGTGCCAGTGGTTCATAATAACCAGCCGGCAGTTTCGAACAGCAGTTCTTTGATAACGGTAACAGGTACCCACTGGTATTCCCCGGAATCAGATAAGTTGGTCTCTCCTGGAATGAACAATGTACCATTGTTTGTGAACTTTACCTCGGTAAAGACAGTTGATAATCTTAATGTTACACTGAATTTAAAGTACTTTAAGGACTCTCCATTTTCATGCAGCTACATAAATGGTCCTGACAAAATGGTAAAAAACAATGTTTCATACAAAATATTCCAGGCAGGAGAACCCGGTCTAATATACCAGTTCGTTAACATAAGCCCTGTGGCAGGTACTGGATACTACGAGGAGGCACTTGTTTATAATTACACGATCAACGGAACCTTTTACAGTGGCAACACAACATTTATAATACCATTACTTGGCAATGTCAGGCTTTCAGTGCTGACATCATACTTCGGCGAGGCATCAGAACATATAAACGGAACCCCTGGAATGAAAAATATACCATTAACGGTAATTCTTGAAAACCTTGGCAATATGCCAGTTTCAAACATTACTGTTATGTATAAGCCTTCAAATCCATTAACAGGTTATAAACAGTATGAGAATATATCTGCATTGAATTCATTTGGTGTTGTCAATTTAACATTCATTGCATCAATAAAGAATGTTAATGATTCATTTTACAGGCAGAACCTAACACTTTACTACAATGGTGCATGTCATAACACCAGCTTTATGGTTCCGGTTACGGGTTATTCAAACATATCACTTGTAAGCTATTACTCAAATCCTCCTGTAATATATCAGAACGAAAAATTCATAAAAATGACGTTTGTTCTTGAGAATTCCGGTAATTCATTTAAAAAGGATTTAAACGTTTCATTATATTCAAAATACTTTAAGGTCGTATCACCAGACTATTATCATTTAAAATACTTTGAGCCCGGGGTAATAAACGTTACATTTTATGTCAATGCAATGAACATAACAGGATATCATAAGGTATATCTAAGTATAGATTCAATGAACTATACAATAAATGAAAGAATACACTCAAGCGGTTACAATGACCTTAAGATAAGCTCAGGAACAGTTAAATTACTATCAAATACAAAGAAGCAGCTCATGACATTTTATTTAAACAATACTGGAAACAAAACATTCCGTGATGTTGAAATTCATTTACTTACGCCCAGTGTGATTTCAATACACGTATCATCATCAAATCCACTTAGCGCACTCGATGTAAACAATGTTACATTTTCAGAGATCAGGCCTGGCCAGTCAATAAAGGTTACATTTATAGTTGACACAAGCCCTGCTGTAGCGAACGGAACCTATCCATCACAGATTCTAGTTACCTGGCATTTTAACAACACACAGGAATTATTTACAAAAACATACAATTTCAATGCAAAGATATCACCAACAATATCGCAGAAGGTTGTAAAGACATTTACAGATCCACTGTACATAATTATAATCGTTCTGATCGTAATAGTTCTGATACTTATTGGAATCGTGGCAGCAAGATCCAGGAAGGGCAAAAAGGAATCAAAAAGTGAAAATAAAAAAGAATAA
- a CDS encoding MFS transporter gives MILNSSFSRLGLSAYNLVIIWVILDITRSPVLAGLSDSMMTLPLMLSIIVGSFVDRTMIKKELAMAAMIIRISLILIISSLYYNVDAYIVLSIFISTFMLGFTSDIVDSVRASWTKAFLGEAQYKSGLSLMSFSSMFGEGLGFVISGIIIALGDIKSFIIINIIFIASLIPVIIIKHTGYGGTGSINEYIKNGIKFVVNDKRIKEIILIGLIVNFILGMFGILFISMIQVGFGLPAIYVSIVFGLFIFGVSIGSFTGQKIKGNIGVISVIIFAVIASALFIISILNNIIFDVFPVLIAGISIGIENVAINTSLIRIIPINMMSRIQGNFNTFTIAVTALSSVIGGLLYDYSGFRSFMILSIPMFIMAILIKFLKNFSGMEY, from the coding sequence ATGATATTAAACTCATCCTTTTCCAGGCTTGGCCTTTCTGCATATAATCTCGTAATCATCTGGGTAATACTTGATATTACAAGAAGCCCGGTTCTGGCAGGTTTATCAGACAGCATGATGACACTCCCATTGATGCTAAGCATAATAGTTGGATCATTTGTTGATAGAACGATGATAAAAAAGGAGCTTGCAATGGCCGCAATGATTATTAGAATATCCCTGATATTAATAATATCTTCATTATATTATAATGTTGATGCTTACATCGTTTTATCTATATTTATATCAACCTTCATGCTTGGTTTTACATCAGACATCGTTGACTCTGTAAGGGCTTCATGGACAAAGGCATTCCTGGGTGAAGCGCAGTATAAATCAGGATTATCACTTATGTCATTTTCATCCATGTTTGGGGAGGGGCTTGGTTTTGTAATATCCGGCATAATAATAGCACTTGGTGATATTAAATCATTTATAATAATTAACATAATATTTATTGCGTCGTTGATACCTGTTATAATTATAAAACATACAGGGTACGGTGGTACCGGGTCAATAAATGAATACATTAAGAATGGAATAAAATTTGTTGTTAATGATAAAAGGATAAAAGAAATTATATTAATAGGTCTAATAGTGAATTTTATACTTGGAATGTTTGGAATACTTTTTATATCAATGATACAGGTGGGTTTTGGACTCCCTGCAATTTATGTTTCAATAGTTTTTGGATTATTCATATTTGGTGTTTCAATAGGATCATTTACAGGCCAGAAAATTAAAGGTAACATTGGAGTAATAAGTGTTATTATCTTTGCTGTTATAGCATCGGCACTCTTTATTATATCAATATTGAACAATATTATTTTCGATGTATTTCCAGTCCTCATTGCCGGCATTTCAATAGGGATCGAAAACGTTGCAATTAACACATCATTGATAAGGATAATACCAATAAATATGATGTCAAGAATCCAGGGGAATTTTAATACATTTACAATAGCAGTTACGGCACTATCAAGCGTAATAGGCGGTCTGCTTTACGATTATTCTGGTTTCCGTTCTTTTATGATTTTAAGCATACCAATGTTTATAATGGCAATTTTAATAAAATTTCTTAAGAATTTCTCTGGCATGGAATATTAA
- the priS gene encoding DNA primase small subunit PriS: MISYDKSLNYFSLYYRSNHLIMPDLISKREIGYIPFSGTMIRHLSFRNHREIESFVKRNTPRHLYYSSAYYVKPDEKRMEKKIWEGAELIFDLDADHIPGSDKMTYEEILLEVKKHVLRLLNYLINDFGFDDDSIKLYFSGGRGYHVHVVSDRVYSLDSDARREIGNYIKMEDFTIDNIIKASRERPESGPVKRFNEYISEIYSNENYLKRFYNGDFGSYYKSLDVYKDGKKKIDIMRENNYEKFKIVSKRDLDVLNNILNDFKDKYSAEIDEPVTTDIHRLIRFPGSLHGKTGLAVTPVNINELDDFDPLSSAVPEVFKDKYEHVYLNSDYVITMMNEKFSLNAGENKVPLYLALFLTGMKIGNFIEKK, encoded by the coding sequence ATGATTTCATATGATAAATCTTTAAACTATTTTTCATTGTATTACAGATCAAATCACCTAATAATGCCTGATCTTATATCAAAAAGGGAGATTGGTTACATACCATTCTCCGGAACAATGATAAGGCATTTATCATTCAGGAATCATAGAGAAATAGAAAGCTTTGTTAAAAGAAATACACCAAGGCATCTTTACTATTCATCGGCGTATTATGTTAAACCTGATGAAAAACGTATGGAAAAAAAGATCTGGGAGGGTGCTGAGCTAATCTTTGATCTTGATGCTGATCATATTCCTGGATCAGATAAAATGACATATGAGGAGATACTCCTGGAGGTAAAAAAGCACGTCTTAAGGCTTTTAAATTACCTTATAAACGACTTTGGATTTGATGATGACAGCATAAAATTATACTTTTCAGGTGGCCGTGGTTACCATGTTCATGTTGTCTCTGACAGGGTTTACTCCCTTGATTCAGATGCGAGGCGTGAGATAGGAAATTACATAAAAATGGAGGATTTTACCATTGATAACATAATAAAAGCATCAAGGGAGAGACCTGAAAGCGGACCTGTAAAAAGATTCAATGAATATATTTCAGAGATTTACAGCAATGAGAATTATTTAAAAAGATTTTATAATGGTGATTTTGGCAGTTACTATAAATCCCTGGATGTTTATAAAGATGGTAAAAAAAAGATTGATATAATGAGGGAAAATAATTATGAAAAATTTAAGATTGTTTCAAAAAGGGATTTGGATGTCCTGAACAATATATTAAATGATTTTAAGGATAAATATTCCGCAGAGATTGATGAACCTGTAACCACAGATATCCATCGTTTGATAAGATTCCCTGGAAGTCTTCATGGCAAAACCGGTTTGGCGGTTACGCCTGTAAATATTAATGAACTTGATGATTTTGATCCATTAAGCTCGGCAGTTCCAGAGGTTTTTAAAGATAAATATGAGCATGTTTATTTAAACAGCGATTATGTGATAACAATGATGAATGAAAAATTTTCTTTAAATGCAGGCGAAAATAAAGTTCCACTTTACCTAGCACTGTTTTTAACAGGCATGAAAATTGGAAATTTTATAGAAAAAAAATAA
- the sor gene encoding sulfur oxygenase/reductase, whose product MPKPYVAINIVEMLNNETTMNMFQQVGPKVCMVTARHPGFVGFQNHVQFGVIPLGTRYGGASMDMTKMSTMNVYQYTMWKNIKDHEDMHRENFSSIFRLCSSCLSQVVYGPWEPLFEIVDADMPLNTDMMDFTVMFGKKFAAGDPSGVPPISQPYGRRTIALSEHTVKKGMEKDFESNIVEVMKDFSNAPGFLGYMILKEVGVSAVGSFQLKSQGIHEALESNGEVPQHQEGAFSYEEARPTPPEYFVHMEWATPQDAQFGIARVLFKHETRVLHDKVLDTLIKGPYIRLLNPMMEGTSWREYLNQ is encoded by the coding sequence ATGCCAAAACCATACGTTGCCATAAATATTGTAGAAATGCTGAATAATGAAACAACAATGAACATGTTCCAGCAGGTCGGTCCAAAGGTCTGCATGGTTACAGCACGCCATCCAGGATTTGTTGGATTCCAGAACCATGTGCAGTTCGGTGTTATACCTCTTGGAACAAGATACGGCGGTGCAAGCATGGATATGACAAAAATGAGCACAATGAATGTTTACCAGTACACAATGTGGAAGAATATAAAGGATCATGAGGACATGCACAGGGAGAACTTCTCATCAATATTCAGATTATGCTCATCATGCCTGAGCCAGGTTGTATATGGACCATGGGAGCCATTATTCGAAATAGTCGATGCAGACATGCCATTGAACACAGATATGATGGATTTCACTGTAATGTTTGGAAAGAAGTTTGCAGCAGGAGACCCAAGTGGTGTACCGCCAATATCACAGCCATATGGCAGGAGGACAATAGCTCTTTCAGAGCACACAGTTAAGAAGGGAATGGAAAAGGACTTTGAGTCAAACATAGTTGAGGTTATGAAGGACTTTAGCAATGCACCAGGATTCCTTGGATACATGATATTAAAGGAAGTCGGTGTATCTGCTGTTGGAAGCTTCCAGCTGAAATCACAGGGTATACACGAGGCACTTGAATCAAACGGCGAGGTACCGCAGCACCAGGAGGGAGCATTCTCATACGAGGAGGCAAGGCCAACACCACCAGAATACTTTGTCCACATGGAATGGGCAACACCACAGGATGCACAGTTCGGAATAGCAAGGGTTTTATTCAAGCACGAGACAAGGGTTTTACACGACAAGGTTCTTGATACATTGATAAAAGGACCATACATAAGATTATTAAACCCAATGATGGAAGGCACAAGCTGGAGAGAGTACCTAAACCAGTAA
- the psmA gene encoding archaeal proteasome endopeptidase complex subunit alpha has product MQQGQMAYDRAITVFSPDGRLFQVEYAREAVKKGSTALGIKFKDGVALISEKKVRSRLVEKTSLEKIQLIDDRVAAVTSGLVADARVLIDFARISDQQEKVTYGSLMNIENLVKRVADQMQQYTQYGGVRPYGVSIIFAGLDSIGPRLFDCDPAGTINEYKCVSIGAGKDQVTAYLEKEYKENLSEDEAIRMGIAALKSAVADESSMKEPEIASIKMGETFHVFTSEEVSKYLN; this is encoded by the coding sequence ATGCAGCAAGGTCAAATGGCTTATGATAGGGCTATAACCGTGTTCTCTCCTGATGGCAGACTGTTTCAGGTTGAGTACGCAAGGGAGGCCGTAAAAAAAGGTTCGACAGCTCTCGGTATAAAATTCAAGGATGGCGTTGCCTTAATATCAGAAAAAAAGGTAAGGAGCAGACTTGTTGAGAAAACATCACTTGAAAAGATACAATTAATAGATGACAGGGTTGCAGCGGTAACATCAGGCCTTGTTGCCGATGCAAGGGTTTTAATTGATTTTGCCAGGATAAGCGATCAGCAGGAAAAGGTGACATACGGATCATTAATGAACATAGAAAACCTTGTTAAGAGGGTTGCAGATCAGATGCAGCAGTACACACAGTACGGTGGTGTCAGGCCATATGGCGTTTCCATAATATTTGCAGGCCTGGATTCAATTGGACCAAGGTTATTTGATTGCGATCCAGCAGGCACAATAAATGAGTACAAATGTGTTTCAATTGGTGCCGGAAAGGATCAGGTCACGGCATACCTTGAAAAGGAATACAAGGAGAATCTTAGCGAGGATGAGGCAATAAGGATGGGCATTGCAGCCTTAAAATCCGCAGTTGCAGATGAATCATCAATGAAGGAACCTGAAATAGCCTCAATAAAGATGGGTGAGACTTTCCACGTCTTTACATCAGAGGAAGTCTCAAAATATTTGAATTAA
- a CDS encoding PadR family transcriptional regulator translates to MINLRGYQLRILYYLSLQDMTGYSLSKLLINESTGRNISNGTLIPALNKLISMGLIEFEINGRKKVYKITERGREYIENLKSLSLEIKSNVIKNSLSEDAPFLEVLSSRDDFYILKDVVDNHIDIIINIIRIIFRLKKNRIPEDDFIKSINELIDRYKKII, encoded by the coding sequence ATGATAAATTTAAGGGGTTACCAGCTCAGAATATTATATTATCTCAGCCTTCAGGATATGACCGGATATTCATTATCAAAATTATTAATTAATGAATCAACGGGTAGGAACATTTCAAACGGGACACTAATACCTGCCTTAAATAAATTGATATCCATGGGTTTAATAGAATTCGAGATAAACGGCAGAAAAAAGGTTTATAAAATAACAGAACGTGGCAGGGAATACATAGAAAATCTCAAATCTTTAAGTCTTGAAATAAAATCAAACGTTATAAAAAACTCTTTAAGTGAGGATGCCCCATTCCTAGAGGTTTTATCAAGCCGCGATGATTTTTATATATTAAAAGATGTTGTAGACAATCACATAGACATAATAATAAACATTATAAGAATCATTTTTAGGTTAAAGAAAAACAGGATTCCTGAAGATGACTTTATAAAAAGTATTAATGAATTAATAGACCGTTACAAAAAGATTATCTAA
- a CDS encoding acyl-CoA thioesterase, translated as MKVKDSMVEISRLVLPEDTNVVNALYGGRLVGWMDNIASITAYKHSRKNIVTGSIDSLFFISPIRLGDIVTIRSFVTYTTRSTMEIEIDVFSENAITGDKKITTQAFFTYVAIDGDGKPVEINQIEPENDEEMKRYKEGEIRSAERLKRLAETKERIKATLKI; from the coding sequence ATGAAGGTAAAGGATTCAATGGTTGAGATTAGTAGACTTGTCCTTCCTGAGGATACAAACGTTGTAAATGCACTTTATGGTGGCAGGCTTGTGGGATGGATGGATAATATAGCAAGCATAACCGCATACAAGCATTCAAGGAAAAACATAGTAACAGGAAGCATAGACAGCCTGTTTTTTATATCACCGATAAGACTTGGAGATATCGTTACAATAAGATCATTCGTTACATACACAACAAGATCTACAATGGAGATCGAGATAGATGTTTTTTCAGAAAATGCAATAACAGGAGATAAAAAGATAACAACCCAGGCATTCTTTACATATGTTGCAATAGACGGCGATGGAAAGCCTGTTGAGATAAACCAGATTGAGCCGGAAAACGATGAGGAGATGAAAAGGTATAAGGAAGGTGAAATAAGAAGCGCCGAAAGGCTTAAAAGGCTTGCAGAGACAAAGGAAAGGATTAAAGCCACTCTTAAAATATAA
- a CDS encoding winged helix-turn-helix domain-containing protein, translating to MDGLIKNIDVLLNNFSNKTRLMIITLIINNGPMTVTQLSKVIKTSRSNLYQIIKGMLRDNVLIQDRVETNKNYVEKYYNINEKLFSSVRSKDIINAISNMNDERLRDFMVSFLTTASAVISMIAGQVAMADTDDMKRYHEEIKNRFITMSFSSISKEMASRYYDIHRKFMEDVDSDEDQNYDHLLYVISFPVTPYSMFLNRRNHH from the coding sequence ATGGACGGTTTAATAAAAAACATTGATGTTCTTTTAAATAATTTCTCAAACAAAACCAGGCTTATGATAATAACATTGATAATAAACAACGGTCCAATGACTGTAACACAGCTATCAAAGGTTATAAAGACGAGCAGATCCAACCTTTACCAGATAATTAAGGGCATGCTGCGAGATAATGTACTAATCCAGGACAGGGTCGAAACAAATAAAAATTACGTTGAAAAATACTATAATATAAATGAGAAGCTCTTTTCAAGTGTAAGATCCAAGGACATCATAAATGCCATATCAAATATGAATGATGAAAGGCTCAGGGATTTCATGGTATCATTTCTTACAACTGCCTCTGCAGTAATATCAATGATCGCAGGCCAGGTTGCAATGGCAGATACAGATGATATGAAACGCTATCATGAAGAGATAAAAAACAGGTTTATTACAATGTCATTTTCATCCATTTCAAAGGAGATGGCTTCAAGATATTATGATATTCACAGAAAATTCATGGAGGATGTTGATAGCGATGAGGATCAGAACTATGATCATTTACTTTATGTTATATCCTTTCCGGTAACGCCATACTCAATGTTTTTAAATAGAAGGAATCACCATTGA
- a CDS encoding MFS transporter: MILIFYTIGNVIDDIDNARTSSLHLKWTVITTLGDFLDGAMFGITGITLIPLIPYLHLNSFEQGIPAFLTLLGTAAGAISVSRLGDKFGRKHIYSFDAIIYGIAAIMLSITFNLYWAMVFFFMVGFGVGGDVPNSWSLLIEFAPKDKRGSLFSFTYILWFLGGIIGTLLAVLLVPYGMLLFRIEWAFFGIIAFFVWFLRKQLPESPRYNALNNNEKELISTANMVGSNEKNIKSYKRHAYRELFNNYGRYMLLAFLLYMMCGIPESTNGEFYPYIFRLLGLSLAQSYELEAMIFIITLLSVFVFRYIVDLIGRVKTYIISGSIYAAGMYMLGSRFVYHSIYLLIFTAILLAVGLGLGFDIINRLYSTVHLPVSIRASGQGLIWFSLRIEVAFFGLYTPYLISVYGLPVLYTIFGFMILLDVITIIVLNFKSPGMVNTEKRSIDELAGE, translated from the coding sequence ATGATTTTAATATTTTATACTATAGGTAATGTAATAGATGACATAGATAATGCAAGAACGTCATCATTGCATTTGAAATGGACAGTAATAACAACGCTTGGTGATTTTCTTGATGGTGCAATGTTCGGGATAACAGGAATAACATTGATACCATTAATACCTTACCTTCATTTGAATTCTTTTGAGCAGGGAATACCGGCATTTTTAACGCTTCTCGGAACAGCAGCCGGTGCAATAAGCGTAAGCAGGCTTGGCGACAAGTTTGGAAGGAAGCATATTTATTCATTTGATGCAATAATATACGGAATAGCTGCAATAATGCTTTCAATAACGTTTAATCTCTACTGGGCAATGGTATTCTTCTTTATGGTTGGCTTCGGTGTTGGTGGAGATGTGCCAAATTCATGGTCTTTGTTAATAGAATTTGCACCAAAGGATAAACGTGGCAGTCTTTTTTCATTTACATACATACTATGGTTCCTTGGAGGTATTATAGGAACGCTGCTTGCAGTTCTTCTGGTTCCCTATGGCATGCTTCTTTTCAGGATAGAGTGGGCCTTTTTTGGTATTATAGCATTCTTTGTCTGGTTCCTTAGGAAACAGCTACCTGAATCGCCAAGGTACAATGCATTAAACAATAATGAAAAGGAATTAATAAGCACGGCAAACATGGTTGGCAGCAATGAAAAAAATATAAAGAGCTATAAAAGGCATGCTTACAGGGAACTATTTAATAACTATGGAAGGTACATGCTGCTTGCATTTCTATTATACATGATGTGCGGAATACCTGAATCAACAAATGGTGAGTTCTATCCTTATATATTCAGGTTACTTGGTCTCTCACTTGCACAGTCTTATGAGCTTGAGGCCATGATATTCATAATTACATTGCTATCAGTCTTTGTGTTTAGATACATTGTTGATCTTATAGGCAGGGTAAAAACCTATATAATAAGTGGATCGATCTACGCAGCAGGCATGTACATGCTTGGCAGCAGGTTTGTTTACCATAGTATATATCTATTGATATTCACGGCCATTCTTCTTGCAGTTGGTCTTGGTCTTGGCTTTGATATAATAAATAGATTATACTCAACAGTGCATCTACCGGTTAGCATAAGGGCAAGTGGCCAGGGTTTAATCTGGTTTTCACTTAGAATTGAGGTTGCATTCTTTGGACTTTACACACCTTATTTAATCTCAGTTTACGGTTTACCGGTGCTTTACACAATCTTTGGATTCATGATACTTTTAGATGTAATAACAATTATTGTTCTGAACTTTAAGTCCCCGGGAATGGTGAATACAGAGAAAAGGAGCATAGATGAGCTTGCAGGGGAATGA
- a CDS encoding site-2 protease family protein — translation MNGYLIAALVVFAWIIIIIGLAPSIRKSKYFSLLGPALMVKSTKNFGIIDWISKHFPGKIFSRISVVIVILGAISALGMLLYESYLAFFIPPSRAPALNLYLAIPGINPYIPIGYGIFALVFAVVIHEMFHGIVARRHGIKVNSVGALFFIVPVGAFVEPDEDEVTKADPVIRRRIFAAGPGINIVIAVICIVLLIFVMMPASAPVHNGIYIEDSAVSSIPTGTEIIGINNYTGSMLCNIEYTSMIKPGTIAHAEIYNGKNVYNESIYAGVYIENLISGYPSEKAGVKPDSIIMSIDNKTIYNVNTLGNVLDHIRPGSLINMTVFYPASHITKTYTMRTVSTYSYYAKADPIQNSNAYKNQSFIGVEIGYSGLGYEPINYIHKLVFGGYLFGPGFFDEIGLPLLGLSPIPASMTHLFKSPFDPYIFFGIANVLYWLFWIDFLLGITNALPLSILDGGQFFKDSLTIGSRRFRFLKDEKNVNRIYYGASVLVFLILIWVIIAPRIF, via the coding sequence ATGAACGGTTATTTAATAGCTGCACTGGTAGTATTCGCATGGATAATTATAATCATAGGGCTGGCCCCATCAATAAGAAAATCAAAGTATTTTTCACTGCTTGGCCCCGCCCTCATGGTAAAATCCACAAAAAATTTTGGAATTATCGACTGGATATCAAAACATTTTCCTGGAAAGATTTTTTCAAGGATTTCTGTTGTTATTGTTATTCTTGGTGCAATATCGGCCCTTGGTATGCTTCTTTATGAATCGTATCTTGCCTTTTTTATACCTCCATCAAGGGCACCCGCACTTAATTTATATCTTGCAATACCCGGTATAAATCCGTACATACCAATAGGCTACGGTATATTTGCCCTTGTATTCGCCGTTGTTATACATGAGATGTTCCACGGTATCGTTGCAAGACGCCATGGCATCAAGGTTAACAGCGTCGGTGCACTGTTCTTTATAGTGCCTGTTGGCGCCTTCGTTGAACCGGATGAGGATGAGGTCACAAAGGCAGATCCGGTAATAAGAAGGAGAATCTTTGCCGCAGGACCGGGTATAAACATAGTCATAGCTGTTATATGCATAGTGCTTCTAATATTTGTTATGATGCCTGCATCCGCGCCGGTGCACAATGGAATTTATATAGAGGATTCCGCGGTATCCAGTATACCAACCGGAACCGAAATCATAGGTATTAATAATTACACTGGATCAATGCTATGCAACATAGAGTATACATCAATGATAAAGCCAGGAACCATTGCACATGCCGAGATATACAATGGTAAAAATGTATACAATGAAAGCATATACGCAGGTGTTTACATAGAGAATTTAATCTCAGGCTATCCAAGTGAAAAGGCCGGTGTTAAACCGGATTCAATAATAATGTCAATAGACAATAAAACAATATACAATGTCAATACCCTTGGAAACGTTCTGGATCATATAAGACCTGGATCTTTAATAAATATGACTGTTTTTTACCCCGCAAGCCATATAACAAAGACATACACAATGAGAACGGTGTCAACATATTCATATTATGCAAAGGCAGATCCTATACAGAATTCGAATGCATACAAAAATCAGAGTTTTATCGGTGTTGAGATAGGATACTCCGGTCTTGGATACGAGCCGATAAATTATATACACAAACTTGTCTTTGGCGGTTATTTGTTTGGGCCGGGTTTCTTTGATGAGATAGGCCTTCCTTTATTAGGGCTTTCACCAATACCGGCATCAATGACGCATCTTTTTAAATCGCCTTTTGATCCTTATATATTCTTTGGGATTGCAAACGTGCTTTACTGGCTTTTCTGGATAGACTTTCTGCTTGGTATAACAAATGCCCTGCCACTATCAATACTTGATGGCGGCCAGTTCTTCAAGGATAGTTTAACAATAGGTTCCAGAAGGTTCAGGTTCCTCAAGGATGAAAAAAATGTTAACAGAATATACTACGGCGCCAGTGTTCTTGTCTTTCTTATACTGATCTGGGTTATAATAGCACCCAGAATTTTTTAA